In the Colletotrichum lupini chromosome 1, complete sequence genome, one interval contains:
- a CDS encoding oxidoreductase molybdopterin binding domain-containing protein: MAPAEPHAIPFKAKGKTPHFKEERDGWKGYIQWEKYPEKKKQVEELMRHYDFPEPPQYQLGPLPDTNPILTGERWKQYHYACGLGHIPEVSWDIVQKEKAQDMIHVLQFPYNGEPPRKRLVETEITSNKDHFVRNHGGIPEIDEDKYTLDIAGLVNNPQTLTLHDLKTKFKHQTNVVSIQCSGTRRIEQIAQYPGDGDELINAPWGEGAIGTARWTGVSLKKVVKHCGGLRDGAAHLEFYGADTYFKKGKVYNYVVSVPWRKVKANEVLLAWEMNGQPLPRIHGFPLRTVVFGYIGARSTKWLTQIRAIASESSAPVQRREYIYYTPQVGKQNVKYSNGFSIQEMPVSSAIMTPRDMEQVVHEGKVRLRGWAYSGGGHWPVRVEVSGDGGGVWYEVPWEKMSGKYFHAWRLWEIELPVDAEGWLEFCVRTWDNACNTQPTFVRSAWNWDLHVTSSAHRIKVYSINKSRPATAARLKKLEENGIPIVPITLPAEIDFESDEEYERNMAAQGGRDPTE; encoded by the exons ATGGCTCCTGCTGAACCTCACGCGATCCCCTTCAAGGCGAAGGGTAAGACGCCTCACTTCAAGGAGGAGAGGGATGGCTGGAAAGGGTACATTCAGTGGGAGAAGTAtccggagaagaagaagcaagTTGAAGAGCTCATGAGGCATTATGACTTTCCGGAG CCGCCTCAGTATCAACTGGGACCGCTGCCCGATACGAATCCGATCCTGACGGGGGAGCGATGGAAGCAGTATCACTACGCGTGCGGGCTGGGTCATATCCCCGAAGTCAGCTGGGATATCGTCCAGAAGGAAAAGGCGCAGGATATGATTCACGTTCTTCAGTTTCCTTACAACGGCGAGCCCCCTCGT AAACGCCTGGTCGAGACAGAAATCACCTCCAACAAAGACCACTTTGTTCGCAACCACGGCGGCATCCCGGAAATCGACGAGGACAAATACACCCTCGACATCGCCGGCCTCGTCAACAACCCGCAGACACTGACCCTGCACGACCTGAAAACCAAGTTCAAACACCAAACCAACGTCGTCTCGATCCAGTGCTCCGGCACGCGGCGCATCGAGCAGATCGCGCAGTACCCAGGCGACGGCGACGAGCTCATCAACGCCCCCTGGGGCGAGGGCGCCATCGGCACCGCGCGATGGACGGGCGTGTCCCTGAAGAAAGTCGTAAAGCACTGCGGCGGGTTGAGAGACGGCGCGGCGCACTTGGAGTTTTACGGCGCGGATACGTACTTTAAGAAGGGCAAGGTGTATAACTACGTCGTGAGCGTGCCGTGGCGGAAGGTCAAGGCGAACGAGGTGCTGCTGGCGTGGGAGATGAACGGGCAGCCGCTGCCCAGGATCCACGGGTTTCCGTTGCGGACGGTGGTGTTTGGGTACATCGGGGCGCGGAGCACAAAGTGGTTGACGCAGATCCGGGCGATCGCGAGCGAGAGCAGTGCGCCGGTGCAGAGGCGGGAGTATATCTACTACACGCCGCAGGTGGGGAAGCAGAATGTAAAGTACAGCAACGGGTTCTCGATCCAGGAGATGCCTGTGAGCTCTGCTATCATGACGCCGAGGGATATGGAGCAGGTCGTTCACGAGGGGAAGGTGAGGTTGAGGGGGTGGGCGTACTCTGGGGGCGGGCATTGGCCTGTGAGGGTCGAGGTCAGTGGCGATGGGGGCGGGGTGTGGTATGAGGTCCCTTGGGAGAAGATGAGTGGCAAGTATTTCCATGCGTGGCGGTTGTGGGAGATTGAGTTGCCTGTTGACGCGGAGGGGTGGTTGGAGTTTTGTGTGAGGACGTGGGATAATGCGTGTAATACGCAGCCTACTTTTGTGAGGTCTGCTTG GAACTGGGACTTGCACGTCACGTCGTCGGCGCACCGCATCAAGGTGTATAGCATCAACAAGTCGAGACCCGCGACGGCGGCGAGGCTGAAGAAGCTGGAGGAGAATGGGATTCCGATTGTGCCGATTACGCTGCCTGCCGAGATTGACTTTGAGTCGGATGAGGAGTATGAGAGGAATATGGCAGCGCAGGGCGGGCGGGATCCGACGGAGTGA